The stretch of DNA CCCGCTGACGATCGTGGACAACGGTGACACGATCGACCTCACGGCGATGGGCTCGGGTGGCTGGGCGGTGCCAAGCATCGTGGAGGCGGACGTCATCCAGTTCGTGCGATCGAGGGCGGAGTTTGTGCTGCTGATCGAGAAAGGTGCGGTCTGGCAGCGGTTCAACAAGGACCGCTTCTGGGAGCGGGAGCGGTGCGTGATTCTGCATGGCGGTGGTCAGCCGCCGCGTGGCGTCCGCCGGCTGGTGTACCGGATGCACAACGAACTGCAACTGCCGGTGTATGTGCTCGTCGATAACGACCCCTGGGGGTACTATATCTACAGTGTGTTGAAGCAGGGCTCGATCAACCTCGCCTTCGAGAGCCAGCGGATGGCCGTGCCCGCCGCACGGTTCATCGGCATGAGCAGCTTCGATGCGGCCGCTTTCGACATTCCGGCACACGTACCGATGCCGCTGACGGATGAAGACGTGCGGCGGGCGCGGGAGATCCGCGAGTACCCGTGGTTCCAGAAGAAGGAGTGGCAGCGCGAGATCAAGCACATGGAGGCGCTGGGCGTGAAGCTGGAGCTGGAGGCGCTGTCGATCAAGAATTTCAGCTTCATCACGGAGGAGTACCTGCCGAGGAAGCTGCGGGAGAAGAAGTGGCTGGATTAAGGGGTAGTCAGTTCGGACAGGGTGTGCCGGCCTTGAGCGCCGCGATGAAGCCCGAGATATCCGCGAAGTTCACAGAACCGTCGCCGGTGAAGTCGCCGGCTTCGTAGGGGCACACGCCTGCGGCCGGATCGGTGACCCAGTCATCCGCCGACGTCTTGATGGCGGCAATGAACAGCGCGATATCGCCGAAGTCGACCACGCCGTCACAGTTGAGGTCACCCCGGCAGAGCGGCGGGGCCGCCACCACCGTGGCACGCAGCAGGGCCAGCCGCGACGGCTCATCCGCGCCGGTTGCCAGAATGGTGAGCACGGCGAGTTTCTCACCCGGGGTGCCCGTGTCGAGCACAATCGTATGGCTGTTGGCGGGTGCGCCGGGCGCCGCGACAAACGGCCCGCTTGCCACCGCGAATCCGGTGGGCGGTACGAGCACATACTCGAGCGGCGCGATGCCGGCTGCGGTCCAAAGCGCGACATGGCCGGCATTCCAAACCTCGAACAGCGCGGTAGCCGTCGTGCCCTGGACCACGGTGCCGAAGTCAACGAGTGGGGTGAAGCCCACCTTGGCGGGCAGGCAGAGGTCGAGATACACCGGCAAATGACCGCCGGCCGTCGTGGCGACATTGCGCAGGGCCTGGGCAATGGCACTGCCGACCATCGCGTTGCCGGTGACCGTCAGAGCCATGTTGAAGCTGGTGCCATCATTTCCCCAGGCGCGGTAGGAGTGGTACGGGTCATGCCACGTTGTGGTGCTATAGGGTACCGACGCATCACCGAGGTACTCGAAGCCGACCCCATCGAGCAGCCCGGCGCCGAGCAGGATCTGGTCAAAGCGGTCGTCCATGCCGCCAGCGCCGCTCGGATCCTGCGTATGGATGAAGCGATAGGTGGCGGCCCGGTACCATGTGCCGGGCGAGCTGATCGGATCGAAGAAGGGACCATCCAGCGCGCCACCGACGAGTGCGCCATAGGCGGCCTCGGTCGACGATCGCATGTTGAAATCTCCCGCGACCAGGAACTGCCAGGCGGCGGGCAGGGCCAACGCATCAGCCCGGATGCGCTCCGCCTCGGTCAGGCGCCGGAGCTGATCATCGCTCGAAGTGCCGGCCTTCATGTGTGTGCCGTAACACGCGAGGATGGCGCTGGGCGTGAGATAGCCGACCGGACGCAGGTCGAACCGCGGCGTGCTCCTGGGCGGGTTGGGCGAAGAACCCGGCTGCGAAACGGTCGTGGTGCTCAGCAACGTGACGCGGCCGGTCCGGTAAAACAGCGCGCGGCCGGTGTCGCCGCCGGCAGCATACACACCGACCCAGTCGCCGGGGCTGCCGGGCGCGGTATTGAGCGCGGTCGTGAATGTCACGACCGCGACCGCGTTCATGAACTCCTGACCGATGATTACATCCGGCGCGAAAACCCGGCCCTCGAACGAGCCGTAAACCGCGGTCTGAATGTCGTCGATGCGGCCGCCGTTGTAGTTGGTGATGTTCCATGTCGCGATGCGGAGCTGCGCCAGTGCCACCGGGCAGATCAGCAGCAAGGCGAACAGCAAGCAACCACGTCGCAGAGGGTGTTCGCGGCGCGGGGGCGATTTGCGTGTGGCAGGTGTCATGCGTGTGTTCACCGACCTCCGAGCGCAGGTGAAGAGCCCCCGCTGCTGCTCTCGGGAGTGTAGCAAGTCAGCGGTCTGAAGTCACCGCGAAAGTGCGAACGCGGGCAGATGTGTTCGGCCAAGGCGGCCGGGTGGGTGACTTGGACCGGTAACTTGCTTCGCGCGGTGCCCGGTCGTGAAGCACTCGAGCTGTGTCCGGCGTTACGCTGCCATCCCCCGCGGTTGCACGGGGGCGGTCCGGCGCGCTAGGATTACAGATTGTGGGAGGGCCGGAACGAGTGGAAAGCGTATTTTGGAGTGGCCGAACTGGAGCGTGGCAGGGGCGGCTGGTGCGGGAGAATACAGTGATCACTTCGCGCGGCGCCGGCAACATTGCAGCGGTGCTCGTCCTCCTCGGGGGTTGGGGTGTGGCAATCGGCTTCGCGCAGCCACGTCTCACACTCTCGCAGGAGCGCTGGGACTTCGGTGACGTCTGGCATCCGGAGAGCGTCACGTTGGCGCTCCGGGTCAGCAACACGGGGGACGCGCCGCTGAACATCGCGAACGTCCGATCGACGTGTGGCTGCACCGTAGTGCAACCGGCGAAGAAGGTCCTCGCGCCGGGCGAGTACATGGAAGTGCCGGTACGTTTCGACACGGCCGGTAAGCAGGATCGTGTGACCTCCAGCGTGATCTTTGAGACGGACGATCCGCAGCGGCCGAGTGTGACGCTGGCGATTGCCGGCAACGTGAAGCGGGCAATTCGCCGGGAGCCGCTCGGCGGGCTTGTGATTCGGACGCTGGATGGGCGACCAGGGCAGATGGGGGTCGTGCTGCTGGAGAACCTCACGGAGCAACCGCTGCAAATGCAATTGACGGCCACGAGCGCCCCTTGGCTGGATGTGCAGGTGCAGCCAGTCGTGCCGGGCGTCTCGGTGCAACTGGTGGGCCGGACGCGCGAACCGTTGCGGCCGGGGGAGTCGCGGCGCGGGAGTCTGCGGTTTTCCACTGGTTTGACGCGGGAGCCCAGCTTCGATCTGCCGGTGCGGGTCGAGGCGCTGCCGCTGGTGTACGCGAGCCCGCCAGCGATCATGCTGGACGAGCGGATCTCGGCGCAGCCGACGACGCGGATGGTCAGCTTGCATTACTATGGAACACGCGAGGACTTCGCGATTACGAAGACGACGTCTTCGTCGCCGCTGGTGACGGTGCGCGTCCTTTCGACGCAACCGCCGACCGGTGGGATGGCGCAGTTGACGCCGAAGATCATGCGGATGGTGCAGACCCAGCTCAGTCTGCCAGGGTTCGCGGACCTGCCCGCCGAGGGCGTGACGCTGACGTTTGAAACCAACGATCCGGCCATGCCGCGAGTCGATTTCATTGTGACGCGTGAGCGGGGGGTTTGGGAGAAAATCGTTTACGGTGAGCCAGCCGGGCCGATGGTTCCGGCGCGGTAATGCAACATGGTGTGTTCGAGCCGCGCGGTGACCATCCAGCGCCGCACCGGGTTCCATTCTTCCGGCGGCGGTGTGAATGCGTATCGACGGCTGGTGTGGGTTGGCATGTGGAGCGGGGCCGGCTGCGGAATCGTCCCCGAGAAAGGTTGAGCATGAAGTTCACAGGATGGCGCGGCAGCTTGGTCGCCGCATGCGTGCTGGTCGGGGTGGGTCCCGCGTTCGCGCAGCCCGCGGGTGGGGCGCCGCGGTTCGAGATTGACAGCCGCGAGTTCGATTTCGGGACCGTGTGGCAGGGGGAGAAGGTGCTGCGCGCCTTCACCATTCGCAATGTCGGCACGGCCCCGCTAACCCTGGATGTGGAGAGTTCCTGCGGCTGCACTGTACCGAGCAAGCCCGAGAGCCCGCTCGCCCCGGGGGCCGAAACCAAAATGGAGATCGAGTACCAGACGTACAATCGGCCAGGGGCTGCCAACCATATCGTGACGCTGAAGTCGAACGATCCGGCAGCCGCTGCGGTGCGCATCCAGGTCCGGGGCCAGGTACAGCAGGTCTATGCCGCCCAGCCCCGCGACTTGATCTATGGGGAGCTGCTCACCGACGAGCAGCGCGAGAACTTCATCGAGTTCGAGAACTTCTACACCAGCCCGATGCGGCCGGAACTCATCCCGAACCAGGATTTCGGTCCTTTCGAGGTACGGGTTGACGAGCTGGAGGCCGGCCGCAAGTTTCGGCTGGTCGTGCGGACGCGTCCGCCGATACCACTCGGGTCGCATGATCTCCGGGTCCGGTTGCGTACCGGGCTGGACGTGATGCCCGAGCTGCAGTTCGCTGTGTTCGGTTTTGTTCGGCCGCCCGTCCGCCTCATCCCGGAGAAGATTCTGGTGCCGCGTTCGATGCTGCGTGAAACAAAGCGCATGATCGCGGTGCAGCACTCCGAGGACTACCCGCTGGAGATTACGAAGGTTTCGGCCACGGCGGCAAACTTCGAGTTGGAACAGTTGCCGGAGCGCGAGCGGCGGCCGCAGCAGAAGTTCATCGAGCATCGAATCGTGGTGACGATTCCACCGGCGGACCAGTTGCCGCGTGAAGGTGCGGTGGAGATCGTGATCGAGACCACCGCGCGCGATGAGCAGTTTCGCATGATTCGTGTGCCGATCGAGCTTTTACAGCCCCCGACGGTGGCGCCAACCGCGGCCCAGCCGGCGACGGGCGGCTAACGGCGCGGGGTGACCGTACAGGTTGCATTCCGGACAAGGACGTCGCGGCGTGGGCGACCGTGTTGTTCCCGGAGTGACACAGGTACGTACGACCGCGCAGTGGCTATCCATTCCACAGAGCACGGTCGGCGCGCTTCAACGCCGTGCCGCGCGCAGGCGATAGGCCGCCCGCACGATCGCATCCGGCTCCGTGAGGTTTGCATCCGCCTCGACCGCGGCCGCGACCCAGTGCTCCGCCTCGGCGCGCCGATCCCCCCATGAAACGAGAATGTCGGCCGCGACCTGCTCCGGTCGCGTCATGGCGCGCGGCGGAGTCGGGGTGGTCATCGGGGCGTTCAGAAACTCGTTCAATTGACCGCGCAGTTCGGTCACAAGCTGGGTGGCCGTCTTCTTGCCGATCTCCGGCAGCTTCATCAGGAGGGCGACGTTGCCGCTCTCAATCGCCGCTGCGAGTTCCGCCACCGGCAGTGTCATGGCCCGCAGGCCGCGGCGATAGCTGATGCCTTTGACCCGGGTGAAGAGCCGGAAGAACGCGCGGTCGTGCGGATCGAGGAAACCGATGAGCCGTGGGATCAGGTGGGCTCCGGCTGGATTCCCCTCGAAATACTGTTGGGTGCAAAGCCACAGTTCCTCGCCCAAACGGGCTTCGAGCGTTCGGGCAGTGCCGGAGGACACCATGAGTTCGAACACGACCCCCTGCACATCCAGCTCGACGCTCTCCTCATGCACCGCGAGCAGGGTGCCATGTAGACGTGCGATCACGCCTGGGCCCTCCGGGGTGCCGTGGTGCCGGTGGCTCGTTCACGCAGGCCACACAGGGCGATGGCGATAGCGTCGGCGACATCATGCGGTTGAGGCAGGTGTGGCAGGCCGAGTGTCATGGCGACGGCGCGCTGCATCTGGGCTTTGTCGGCGCGTCCGCTACCCGTCAGCAGTTTCTTCACCTGCGTAGCGGCGACCGAGAGAACGGTCATGCCCCTTCGCACAGCGAGCGCCAGGATGACTCCGCGGGCATGTGCCATGAGGATTGCGGTGCGTGGGTGCCGGTAATGGGCGTATAGTTCCTCACAGACCAGCAGCACCGGACGGTGTGTGTCGATCAGTGTTGCGAGGCCGTTTTCGAGCTCAACGAGGCGTTCCGCGAGCGTTCCGCCCCGTGGCAGACGCACTACGCCGGCTTCACACAGATGCACATCGCGACGGTTGCTGCCGTCCGATAAGACGGCATAACCGGTGCGCAGCAGTCCCGGATCGACACCGAGGACTGGCCCGGCGGAGAATACAGGTTGTTGGGGTCGCGAACTTTTGGGCATAGGTGTGTACATCATGCCCGCGCGCGCGGCTCCGGTAAACTGTCCGCGATCACCACGGTGCGCGACCTCACGCTCCGCACGCCCGTAATTCGGACCTGTCGAAACTCGTGGAAAATGTCCGTAGGGCTGCCGGGGGCTTGTTTGACCGATGTAGGATCATGGCATGGGCGGTTTCTGAACACCGTCATATAATTCGCGAGAGCTAACGCGGTCGGCCCTGGGTGCGGCGGAGTTCGGGCGACTGCCATGAAAGGAAGTGGTTTTATGCTCGCACGTTACGCGCGTGCCGGCCTTGTGGCGCTGGTGCTGCTGCCCGCCGTGACCTGGGCGGCCACCAGCAGCGACCTCGCCACGGCCTATGCGGCGATCCTGAAGGGGGACTACACCGCCGGCCGGAACATCGTCGAGCAGGCCCTGGGGGCCGAGGCACCGGCCGAAGCCCAGCGCATCCGGGGGTGGCTTGCGGCGTACGAACGCGTCGCTTCCAAGCGCTCGGAGCTGAAAGCTGCTACATACCAGTGGAACCTCGAGCAGGCACAGCAGGCCCTGGCCGCTGGCCGGGTCACGCTCGCGCTGAGCTTTGCGGCCCAGGCGGTGCCCTACGCGGAAGATATGGCCGCAATGGCCGCGCATCCCACGATCCAGGAATTGACCAAGGCAGCCCGGGCGGCCGCGGCGGAGGCCTTTGCCGAGCAGCAGCGCACGCGGGCTCTGAGCTTCTACATGCTGCTCTCGCGGCTGCACCCAGAGGACGCCGAGATCAAGGATCGACGCGACGAAATCGGGCGCTTCGTGCGAATTGAGGCGGTCTACGAAGATCGCAAGGCGCTGGATGCGCGGCTGAAGGATGTGCGTGCCGACCAGTTGCGGCGGGCGATCGAAATGATCGATCGGCTTTACTACCGCACGCCGGACTTCCGTGATCTGGCGCGCAGCGCACTGCGGAATTTACGGACGGTTTCCGAAGTGGACAAACTGGCGACGTATCTCGACGGACTGGCCAATGTGCAGTTGCGCAACAGCTTCCAGGGTGAGCTGGCGCGGCTGGCGGCGCGGGTCGAGGAGGCGAGCAAGTTCACGCACCAGGATCTCTGGGCACTTTACAACGATGTGCAGAAGCTCAATCGCGGGACGATCGAGCTCCCCGACCAGTTGGTCGTGGTCGAGTTCCTGAACGGCGTCGTGGGCGCGCTGGACGACTACACGAGTGTGATCTGGCCTGCCGACGCCGAGGATTTCGGCAAGTACATGGGCGAGTTCCAGGGCGTGGGAATCCAACTCGGGATTGAGGAACTCACCGGTCGGTTGAAGGTTGTGACGCCGCTCGAGGGGTCGCCCGCGCTCGAAGCGGGCTTGCAGCCCGACGACCTGATCATCGCGGTGGACGGCAAGGATACTCGCAACTGGACGACGGATGACGCGGTCGAGAACATCATGGGTCCGGCCGGCACGGAAGTTGCGCTGACGGTGCATCGCCCGCGTACGGATGATGTGCTGCGGTTCAATCTCGTGCGGCGACGGATTCTGCTGACGACGGTCCGCGGCATTGAGCGCAGCCCGGGCGATGCGACCGCCTGGAACTATATCCTCGATCCCGATTCGGGCATTGCGTATATCCGGCTGACACAATTCCTCCAGGAGTCGGCGGGTGAGTTGACGCGGGCCCTGCGGGCGGCCCAAGAACAGGGGATGCGCGGGCTGGTCCTCGACCTGCGGTACAACCCGGGCGGGCTGTTGGATGTCGCCATCGACGTGGTGGACAACTTCCTCGCGGAGGGTGACGTCGTCGTAACCCGTGGCCGGCTTAGTGCGGATGACCGCAAGCGGGCCTCGGGCAGCGCTCCGTATCGTGAACTGCCGATCGTCGTGCTCGTGAACGAACACAGTGCCAGTGCGTCAGAGATTCTGGCGGGTGCGCTGCAAGACCATCACCGGGCGCTGGTGCTCGGGGATCGGACGTTCGGCAAGGGGAGCGTACAGCACCTGCGACCGCTGACCAGCCGCGCCGCTCCGTCTCTCACGGACGCACGGCTGAAGCTGACGACAGCACTTTATTACCTGCCGAGTGGCCGCACGCCGCACAAGGCGGAAGGTGAGGCCGAGTGGGGGGTCCGGCCGGACTACGAGCGGAAGCTGACTCCGAAAGAGCAACGGCGCGTGCTGGAGCGTGAGCGGCTGGCGTTCATTATCCACAACGAGGCGGATCTCGGGAAGGGTGAACGGCTTTCGAGCGAGGAGCGGGCCGCACTGCTCACAAGCGAAAAGGATAGCGAGGAGCAGGCCGCCGACCGTCCTTTCCTCACCGAGGATGATCTCAAATTGCTGGAAGCCGATCCGTTCGAGGCGCCGGACGTAGATCCGCAGTTGGAAGAAGCCCTCCTGCTGATCCGCGTTAAGCTTGCTGGTGACCTGCCGTGGCCGCAGCAATTGGCGTCGGCACGCCAGGAGAAGAAGTAGGGTATCCCCACGCTCCCCTCCCTTCCCGGGAGGGGTTGGGGGAGGGTCAGAGTCCTCGGCAAGAACGCCGTTCTCGATTCTCAAGCTCTCGCCGAGACGGGTATTGGGATAGCTTCAAGTGCGTCTTGACTGAGATGTGAAACCGCGCGCGATGGAATCGCAACAGGATCCGCCGGGCAGCCCGTGGTGCGGTTCGCTACGCCCCGGTTCAAGCCGGGGATTTTTTCTGTGCAGCGGGCTGGCCGTGCTGCGCTGACTGCGGGGCAGGTGACTCTGACCGCTTACGGTGTTCCTTTCACCGCAGCAATGAACGCTCCGATGTCGCCGAAATTCACCGCCCCGTCACCGTTGCAGTCGGCCTGGCTCCACGGGCAGTCATGGGGCCAGCCATCCGGAGAACCGGCCTTGAGGGCTGCGATGAAAAGACTGATGTCGCCGAAGTTCACCGCGCCATCGCAGTTCATGTCACCGGCAGCATACGGGGCTGCGACGACGGCGAAGGTGCCGCTCTCCACCCAGGCGCCGGTGCCGCTGGGGGTCACGGAGCGGATACGGAGGCGGTTCGCATCGCTCAATTCTGTCGGGGTCCATGTCCAGTTGTCCGCGCCGATCTCCGTGGGGCCGGCCAGCGGGCTCCAGATCGTTGAATCGTTGATCAGGGACAACTCATCGATGAAGACGGTGTCGCTGTAAGAGGAGACGGAGACGTCCTTGGTGTACTCCCATCGCAAGAGGTGGTTACCCGGCGGTAGAACCGTCTGGAAAAGCTGCCAACTGCCATTCCCCGAGACACGCACCAACCGCTGGCTGTTGATGTAGAAGTTGAAGTAGTCGTAGTTCGACTCGGAGCTGACGCGGTAGCGAAAGCTCAGCGCGCCGGCGCCGACGGTGCGTTGCATCCAGGAGACCTGGTTATGCGTGATTGCTCCGGCGCGCGCCGATTGGGTACCGGCGTAATAGTTGCCGGTGACGATTGTCCAGGGCAGGTTACCGCCGGTCGTGTAGGCCGGATCGAGCGTGGTTCCTTCGAAGCCGTCCGTCATGGCCTGCATGTCGCCATAGTTAGTCGAATGCTGCAATTCGAACGCGGCGGCCGAATTGCCAGTCCAGGCAATCTGGGTGGGACGATCCACGGGCAATTCGTCGCCCGCCAAGGGCGCACTGAACGCCGGCTCGGGCGCCAGCGCTACGTCAAGGCGTTTGGCCGGACCGGCATCCACGGTCACGGGCAGAAACAGCGTGTCGTAACCCGGGGCACTGAAGCGCAGGGTGTACTGCCCGGGCAGTAGCAGGCGGTGGTAGTTACCAACCACCGGATCCGTGAAGACCGGGCGGTTGCGGCCGACCACCGCGATGGTCGCTGCGAGCGGTGCGCCCGTGTTCGCCGCGGTCACGATGCCGCGCACTCCGATGAGACACAGTTCCATGTAGCGGAGCATTGACTCGCGGTTCTCAAGCCAGTACTGCGGCAGCAGAGAGGCCGTGGGGCGCTTCACGCTGCTGAGTTCGATGGTCACTTCAAAGCCGCCCAGGTAGCGGTAGTGCCAATCCTGCATACCACCGGTGATGGAGTACCACGCGGCACCGTTGGTGATGCCGTGGAAGAAGGAGGAGCTCGCCCACATCGGCGGATTGTTCCGGGCGTACTCCTCAGACAGGTAGATGAATACGTCATCGTCGGGACTGGCAGAGTAAACCGAGCCCTTTCCGTCATTGTCGTAGGGATAATTGACCACCAGCGCGCCTGTATGCAGGTTGGCGGAAAGCGTGGTGGGGTAGGCCATGGTCCAGTTCATGATCACCCCGGTCTCGACGGCTCGGCCGGCGGTGGTGTTGGGCTCACCGTTGAAGCCCTCGGGGAAATTGCGGTTGAGGTCGATGCCCTGGGAGTTGGTACGCGTGGTGTTGACGTAGCCGTCAGGATTCATGACCGGCACGATCCAGATGTCGATCTCGTTGATCAGGTTCGTGATCCGCGGATCGGCGCCGTAGTTGGAAAGGAGGTGCTCGATGAGGTACAGGCACATCTCGTTGCCGGTCCACTCGTCGCCATGCATCGTCGAGACGTACTTGAAGCGGGGCTCGTCCTCTGCCACGCCGACGTTGTCGCTGATATTCAGGGCCCAGATTGCGCGGCCCTGCACGCTGTTGCCGAGGTTCACGACACGCGCGATGGCCGGGTAGGTGGTCGCCCACTGTTGCATCAGTTGCGTGATCTGGGGGTAGGTGCGGTATGAACTGCGATCGCCTTCGACCTCCCACGGAGGTGTGAGCGCGCGCTGTCCGTCGTCGTCTACCAGGTTCGGGTCGGCGCCGGCCCGAATGAGCATGTGTGCCAACGGCAGGTACAGCGCATCCACCCGGTCATGGCAGCGATCCGACAGACCCAGCACATGCAAGGGAGTCCGGCCACCCGCGGCGCGGGTGTTCACGGCGGCGCCGGCCGCCAACAGGAGCTGCATGCTGGCATCGTTGAGGCGCCGGGCGGCGAAGTGGAGTGGCGTCTCACCGGTGTCGTCGGCGGCGTTCACCTCCGCGCCGGCCGCGAGTAGAAGCTGAAGCACTTCCGGGTCCCAGGCGGTGGCGGCGTAGTGCAAAGCGGTGCGACCCAGCGCATCGCGCGCCCTGCTGTCGGCCCCGTGCTCGAGCAGTACTCGCAGGGTGCCGGCATCGTGCCCGGCCGCGGCAAAATGCAGCGGTGTTTCCCCGTCAGCGGTACGCAGCTCAAGCCATTCCGGATGGTCGGCGAGCAGTGTGGCGACGCGCTCGCCATCGCGGTCACGGGCGGCCTGGTGAATCGGGGGCAGCGGGACCTGGGCCCACAACAGAGTGTTCCCCCCCAGCATCAGCGCGGCGGCGGCACACCAGAGCGTGCGCATGTGGTTCCTCGTTGGGTATGTCGGCGGCCGTCGTCGTACCTCGTAATGGGCACGCGCGGCCATGGGATACGCTGCAATCTGCACGGTAACGTTCTTTCCGCACTGCTACAATCCCAGTCCGCAAAGTCCGAGAATCACGGTGTTTCCGAACGTATGTAGCAAAGGGGCCAGTGCGGCGCGTCTGTTGATTCTTGTGCCTGAATCGTGGTGAAGTCCACTGTCACTCCGCGGCCGCGCACGCCCGTTCGCCACGGTCTTCATCGCGGTCCGTAGATTCGGGTGTGATGAGCCAGTGCCGCAGGGCCAGCAAATCGGAAAACGTCCAATCGGGTTCCGCGGTGCCGATATCGTGGATGCGGCCAGTGCGGTGAATCCAGACACTGCGCAGACCCGCGCGCCGCGCACCGGCAATGTCGCTGTGGAGGGAATCACCGACATGCAGGACGCGCTCGCGGCGCCAGCCGGTCTCGGCGAGCGCCGCTTCAAAGATGGCCGGGTCAGGTTTGTAGGTCCGTGCAGATTCGGAGGTCACGACTCCGACTGCACGGATGCCACCCGCTGCTAGGGCGGCGAGGAGGTCGTCATGGTCGGCGTTGGAAACCATGCAGATCGGCAGCGGCAGATCAGCGAGGAAGGCCTCCAGCTCGGGCTGGAAGGGTGGCGCGCGCCAATACGTGCGCAGTGCATCCACATAGGGTTCCGGCGCGCGTGAACATCCCAGTTCCGCGAGCGTTTCGGACAGCGTCCGTGCTTCCAGTGTGAAGAGCGTGCAGAATTCCGGTCCCTGAGCGCGCTCCATCGCGGCGAAGAAACGGTTTCCCCAGCGGATCGCGAGATCCTGCGGCGTCAGCGGCAGGTCGGTGTCAGCTACGACGCGCGCACAAACGGCCTCGACGGCCGCGCGATCACCGGCCGCCAGCGTCCCATACATATCCACAAATAAGCCGTCGAGCGCATGCAGCGGTGCGGTCGGGGGCAGTGGGCGGTTCACTTGTGGTGGATCCGCGTCCAGAGTTGGTTGTAGGTGTAGTAGCCCGGCACGACTTCGGCCGGAAAGGCGCCGCGCGTTTCGCCCGTCACCAGATTGACCGGTGGGGCATTGGGGTAGAAGTTGCGACCATAGCGATCCCAGGGGCCGACGTAGAGGGATTCGCCCTGATGCCAGACAAAGTGCTGTTGTGTGTTGAGTTCCAGGCCGGATTCGT from Phycisphaerales bacterium encodes:
- a CDS encoding HAD family hydrolase, with amino-acid sequence MNRPLPPTAPLHALDGLFVDMYGTLAAGDRAAVEAVCARVVADTDLPLTPQDLAIRWGNRFFAAMERAQGPEFCTLFTLEARTLSETLAELGCSRAPEPYVDALRTYWRAPPFQPELEAFLADLPLPICMVSNADHDDLLAALAAGGIRAVGVVTSESARTYKPDPAIFEAALAETGWRRERVLHVGDSLHSDIAGARRAGLRSVWIHRTGRIHDIGTAEPDWTFSDLLALRHWLITPESTDRDEDRGERACAAAE